The genomic window ggtaggcaagcaggcaggcaatGACTGATAGAcaggacatacatacatacatacatacgtacatacatacatacatactaccattgacagacagacagacagacagatggacagacagacagacagacaggcagacagatggacagacagacagacagacagacagacagatggacagacagacagacagacagacagacaaacagatagacagataggcaagatagactgacagacagacagacagacagaaaggtaGGCAAGCTGGCAGGcaacaacagatagacaagacatacatacatacatacatgcagacagacatacatactaccattgacagacagatagacaggcagacagaaggacagacagacagacacatgcacaccagcGTTGTGCGATTAAATCGATTATTCGATTTATCGATTGCTTGTGACGCATCGATAAGGCATCGATGGCCGGGGAACTCCCTATCGATTAATCGGGCATGCGCATTCAGTCGTTACGTGTAGGTCGTTTGCTCAGTGCAGTGTCTGTTAGTCTTGACTTCAAATGAGTGTAAGGGAAGTACCAGACAGAAATTACTTGAAAGAAGCGGGTCTCCTGCCTCCTAGGCAGTGCTCTTCCGAAGTTTGGCGGTACTTTGGCTTCCGTGGTGAAAACGGGAAGATTGAGGATCCGAAACACGTAATAGATCTTGCAGCATGTCTGGCGGTACTCTTCGCCATTGCAGTTTTGGCTTCGCTCTGTCTATAGGTTGTATGCACCATCAACAAATGCGGCGCCGTTCTGAAGTACTGTGGTAACACCACCAACCTGGCCGCTCACATGAAATCTCGTCACCCGCTAGTGTTTATGAAAACAAGTCTCTCAAGAGACTCAAATCCCGCGAAGCAGAAGGAGAAACGTGCGCAAGAGGATCAGGCCGTCTCGATGTCATCTACTGTAGGAGAGAAAGCTGCATTCGTCAGTCCATTCCAACTCGCAGCAAAGCTACCAACATCCAGTAAGAGAGCCTCTGTGATCACTGACGCCGTTGCCTACTTCATTGCTAAAGACATGCAGCCGGTTAGTGCCGTAGAGTGCCTCGGATTTCGAAGTATGTTCAAGGTTCTTGAACCTCGCTATGAAATTCCGAGCCGAAAAACATTCACCCAAAGAGTGCTTCCCGCTCTCTATGTGAAAGTCAAGGAATCAGTTGCAACCGTGGTATCTTTGGCAGAATGGTACGCCATAACAACAGATTGTTGGACCAGTTGTGCCAACAACTCTTTTATCGGTGTCACCTTTCACACCATTAGTAATGACTGGCAGCTTCAGCACCTCGTCCTGGAGAATGTGGAGCTACCTGACAAGCACACAGCTGAGAACCTGGCTGCTAGTCTGGAGGATATTCTGAAGCAATGGGAACTTGATTCTACAAAACTTTCTGGTGCCACAGTAGACAACGCAGCCAACATACAAAAAGCAGTAGCAGATATTTTGAAATGGAAGTGCTTAGGTTGTTTTGGTCACACTATCAATCTATGTGTGAAAGCAGGGCTGAAACAGCAACAGATACAGGTGGCCCTTGCCAGATGTTCCAGGCTGGTCAAATTCTTTCGGAAATCCACAGTTGCTGCGAACCTCCTAACCAAGAAACAAGCAGCGTTGGAGTCTCCAGTGCATAAGCTGGTGAAGGATGTGGAGACACGATGGAATTCCACCTATGATATGGTTCAAAGGATCATAGAACAACAAGGTCCTGTGTGTGCAACACTGGTAGAGCTAAAACGATTAGACCTGTTGCCCAAGGAAGAAGACTTCACCCTGCTGGAGCAGTTGGTAAATGTCCTGAAGCCATTTAGAGATGTGACCATTCAAGTTCAAGGAGAACAGTATGTCACTATATCAATAATTAGACCACTCCTTCATCACCTCACTGAGAATGTGCTGCAACTACAGGAAACTGACTCCTCCGTAATCAAGAACATGAAGAGGGATATGGTCAGCAACCTTGGTTCTCGATACCAATCACTTTCAATTTCAAACCTGCTTGACTGTGCATGCTTTCTTGACCCAAGATTCAAGAGCCTGCCTTTCATGAGTGAGGACAATCGGAAAAAGCTTCACACATTTGTTTTGGAGGAGGCAATCGACCACTATGAGTCTCTAAATTCAGACACAGAACCAGCAGCTTCTGAAGAAAAGAATGAAGACCAGCTTCCACTGCCAAAAAAGCACAAGAGTGAATTAGGCCAGCTTCTTGGTGACATGTTTACCAATCTGAGTCAAGCGAAACAAGTGACCTCCAGGGACAAAGCAGAAAACGTCTTGCAGAAGTATCTTGATGAGCCATGCTTGAACATTGATGAGAATGCTTTGAAGTGGTGGGAGCAAAACAGTTCTCGGTTTCCTGCCATTTCCAAAATTGCCCAAAGACTACTCTGTATACCAGCCACTAGTACTCCTGCAGAAAGGCTCTTTTCAACAGCTGGGAACATTATCAGCTCAAAACGAGCGAACCTGGATCCCGATAATGCATCGATGTTGTGTTTCCTTGCAGAAAACTTGCAGTAGTTATGTAACTATTGCCTGATAGAGTCTTCACTGTGTTACTATGATCTCGAATGGAGCTGTGCTGTTGTGTAAAattgtgaaggtgtgtgtaaATGAGCATTAATGAAATACGAGGTCAGACTTACCGATTAATCGATAAATCGTGATACTGACTTCAAGTAATCGGCAATAATCGGCAATACCAATTATTTTCATTATCGCACAACGctgatgcacacacacatgcatgcacacacacacacacacacacacacacacacacacacacacacacacacacacacacacacacacaagacagctAGTCAGACACGACAAATTGTTTATAATCTttagacatatagacagagcAGCAAGTTGTGTACTCTCCACTAGATTATTTGTATTAACATTGTGTACTGTATATCCCTTTTGTGTACACAATTGTTTCTCAGTTGGTAGTCTTTCAAGTTCGAAACTCACTACAACTCTTCAGCCTGTCTCACTCTCTCGCTCGTCCCTCCTTTCGTCCACTACATCCCTCAGTGTTTCATCTCGACAGCCAAacttgacgtcattcacgactGCAAAGCCAGCAGATCACAAACGAACTGAACATCAAGATGGAGCTTCTGGTAGAGCACAAGAAGCTCCTCCTTTGGTGGACACTAGAGGATTTGTTCGGCCACAGTATGACTTTTCTGGTGGCTTGTCTGAGGCTGCGAGAGTTGTTTCGCTGTCAGAGACGTTTGGTAGGTTTGTGGAAGATGTGGAGTCGATACAGTTCAGTCTTGTTGATGTGGTGGCATTGAAGGTGAGATGTGTGGTGCTGTCTGTATTgaagcagtgtgtgtgtgtgtgtgtgtgtgtgtgtgtgtgtgtgtgtgtgtgtgtgtgtgtgtctgtgtgtgtctgtgtgtgtctgtgtctgtgtgtgtgtctgtgtctgtgtgtgtgtctgtgtgtctgtgtgtgtctgtccgtgtgtgtgtgtgtgtgtgtgtgtgtgtgtgtgtgtgtgtgtgtcagtacTCGAAAAATAGGTcctcaagttgtcatttgacgagttaaattttacaactgacgacTAGCGTTGTAGTCTAGGTCGTCAAAATGACAACTAGAGCAGACCGGGGCTAGTTTGTAATGCCTCTCTCAGTATGAAGGCggataactgtactgtactgaaacatgcgcCACTTTGACACTCGCTTTGCGACATTTGttgtacaatgacatgtacatgtatgggTAGTAATACCAGCAGCATACGTTGACAAACTCCTCATATCCCGAATAACGAAACTCAGTTACTGGGATTGCAAGCGTCATCTCAGGATGCCGACAGAGTAAAGGCATGAAGTTTGTGACCAGGGAGCACGTGGggaagtggagacaatggtaaatcctgtgGGTCTAAAtaggtagatatgattttagtagcaagaaacggacaacttccacaatgtgatatgtggaagtctAGTTGAAACCtcgccttgttttgacaaagagaagTGGTATGTgtttaatcactaattcaattagctattgTCTTCcttgaagatgtctagctCTGCCTAGTGTAACACGtcgtatccattggctcagcggtGATGTGTTGGATACTTTCGGTTGTATGCCATTGTGGGAATACTGCGCTGTATGCTTTGACTGCACTGAATTCTATAAGGTTGTACAAAATGGTGGCATACCATTCTAAACactgattgatatcaacatgacgtTTTCCCtaaatttttggaaactcgtcaaatgacgacaactagttggaGCAAGTTTTCAAgctctggtgtgtgtgtgtgtgtgcatgtgtgtgtgtgtgtgcgtgtgtgtgtgtgtgtgtgtgtgtgtgtgtgtgtgtgtgtgtgtgtgtgtgtgtgtgtgtgtgcgtgcatgcatgtgtgcgtgcgtgcatgtgtgcgtgcatgtgtgtgtgtgtgtgtgtgtgtgtgtgtgtgtgtgtgtgtgtgtgtgtgtgtgtgtgtgtgtgtgtgtgtgtgtgcgcgtgcatgcatgtgtgcatgcgtgcatgcgtgcatgtgtgcgtgcatgtgtgtgtgtgtgtgcgtgtgtgtgtgtgtgtgtgtgtgtgtgtgtgtgtgtgtgtgtgtgtgtgtgtgtgtgtgtgccttcCACTCTTTCCATCTACTCACACATCATCATATCATAATCTCTCCAGACCACGTTGATCAACTTCGTTGCTGCATCTCTCATCTCAGCTCCAAACTTTCGAGAACCATCTGATCCCACTCGCACAGCTCTCATGTCCTTGTGTCATCAAGTAATTCAATATGATGCAGAGTTTGTGCTCAAGGTAAATCTCACTTCTGTCTGCCTTGTTGGAAGGCCAAATGTCTGTGTGGCTGTTTGTACATCTTAGTTGTTGTAATACTTGATGTATGTCTACATTTGCATTTGTAGTTTTTGTGTCGTACGTTTGTCTTGCTTGTAGTTCGTCTTTATGTGTTGTTTTAATTGTATGTTGCTttagctgtttgttgttgtttgtgttctgGGAAGTTTCATGGTCTGATGTGATGggttgtagtttgtttgtctgtgtgtgtgtgtgtgtgtgtgtgtctgtctgtctgtctgtctgtctgtctgtctgtctgtctgtctgtcggttggtTGGTCGGTCGGCCTGTCAGTctctttgtttctctgtctgtctgtctgtttatctgtccatttgtctgtctgtctctttgttttctgtctgtctctttgtttgtctctttgttggtctgtctgcctgtttgtctatctctatgtttgtctgttggtttgtctgtctgtctctttgttttctgtctgtttctttgtctctttgtctgtttgtctgtgtgcctgtttgtctgtccatttgtttgtttatctctttgtttgtctgtttgtctgtctgtttatgtgtccatctgtctgtctgtctgtctgtctgtcaaatacgtatatttcaaatccaaagaaattttcaTCAAGAccttaaaagctagtcttctgtctgtctgtctgtctgtctgtctgtctgtctgtctgtctgtctgtctgtctgtccaatacatatattttcaacattgaaatctacaatcaacacaactaagcaactctactgtcccaatcgcacaaaatctctaccaaactaaaactctgtctgtctgtctcttttatgtctgtttgtctgtctttgtgtatttctgtgttttgtaaccgtgtgtctgtttgtctgtatacaatctttctgtctgtctgtaacagtttttttgtttgtttgattttctgtttgtgtatttatcagtttgtttgtccatttgtatgtttgtctgcttgtttcgTCCTCTACTTCTCTGTGCACTATACATTCCATCTCTATGTGTGCtcatttgtctctttgtttgtcactAATTTATCTAATGCTTTCACCCACCTGTTCATATCATCTTATTATACGTATCTTCACACTCTTTGTCTCACTACAGGTTGCTCTCTATACTCGATGTGAGTTGAACATTCGAACAACAGCAAACTTTCTCATTGCCGTTGCGTCTAACTCTTCAACTTGTCGTCCTTTCCTTCGGAAGTATTACTCAGCATCTATTCGTCTGCCGTCTGATTGGATCGATGTGGCTGAGTTGTATCAAGCTTTTCATGATAAATCGCTTAATTTTGGTTCGTTGCCAACGGCTCTTCGTAAAGCCATGATTACAAAGTTTCCACAATTTGATGAATATCAATTGGGTATGACAATGTTTGTCTGATTGACGttgatgcatctcacaatacactagactattgtattggagggatgcatacactagactattgtattagtgggatgcatcttacaatacatattgtattgaagggatgcatttcacaatacactagactattgtattagagggatgcatctcacaatacattagactattgtattggagggatgcatcccacaatacattagactattgtattgaagggatgcatttcacaatacactagactattgtattagagggatgcatctcacaatacattagactattagtTTCTTAATGCAACTGTGTGAAATACTGATTATTTTGCTATGTCTTATTACAGGAAAATACAacaaggagaagaagaagaaaccAGTTAAGAAGACTGAGAAGCCATGCACAAAAGAGGAACCGGCTAAGGAGGGTCAAGAGGAACCAAGCTTTGAACATCAGGTGGTTAACTATGTATACTGTGTGGAAGTAGTGAGCTTGCATGGTATatttgactattgtattggagggaggcatctcacaatacactagactattgtattagagggatgcatatcacaatacactagactattgtattggaaggatgcatctcacaatacaccagaatattgtattagagggatgcatctcacaatacactagactattgtattgaaaggATGCATCGcacaatgcactagactattgtattagagggatgcatctcacaatacactagactattgtattggagggatgcatctcacaatacactagactattgtattagagggatgcatctcacaatacactagactactgtattagagggatgcatctcacagtacactagactattgtattggaaggatgcatctcacatgATATGATTCTCACAATTTTATTTTATCGTTTAGGTGTCTTTATCTGGTGTAGCCCCAGATGAAGGAGAAGACCATCACACAGATGAAGAACTCGTTCGGCTATCATTCACTCTAAAGCAACTGATTCGTAAACTTCACATCACAGAACCAGTCAATCACGTGATGTGCCTCGTTGGCAAGAAATACCCTGATGATCTGGAGAGCTTCTACAAGAGCAGACTGCCGGGCACATTTGATGAACAAAAGGCTGGAAAAAGAATGAAGTTGCCAACACCAGAAACTTGGGAGACGCAGGTGTCCTTGAAGGGCAACAAGGCATCAACATGGGAGGAACTTATTGGTAAGATTAAGAGAGTGTTTAGATATGATGGTTTGGACAAAATGATGACatttgcagacaaacagacagacggacagacaaatagacagacagacagacaaatagatagacagacagacagacagacagacagacagacaaatagatagacagacagatagacagacagacaaatatgtagacagacagacagacagacagatggacagacagacagacagacagacagacagcctgaaaaatagatagacagacagacagacagacagatggacagacagacagacagacagatggacagacagacagacagacaaatagacaggcagacagacaggcaggcagacagacagacaggcagacagacagacagacagacagacaggcaaacagtcaaggacagacagacagacagacaaatagacagacaggcagacagacagacagacagacaaacaaacagacaaatagacagacaggcagacagacagacagacagacaaacaaacagacaattagacagacaggcagacagacagacagataagcatacaaatagacagacaaacagacagacagacagacagacagacacataagcagacagacagacacataagcagacagacagacacataagcagacagacaaacagacagacaaacagacagacagacagacagacaggcagacagacacataagcagacagacagacacataagcagacagacagacacataagcagacagacagactgactgacagacagacagacagacaaatagacaaacagacagacagacagacaaacagacagacagacagacaaatagacagacagacagacagacagataagcatacaaataggcagacaaacagacagacagacagacaaatagacagacagacagacagacagacagataagcatacaaataggcagacaaacagacagacagacagacagatagacagacagacagatagacagacaaatagacagacatacagacagacagacaggcagacaggcaagcaggcagacagacagacagagagacagacagacaaatagacagacagacagacagacaaatagacagacaaacagacagacagacagactccgGATGTGACTTGAACATGCCTGGTTTTTGAATGTGGTCTTTGGTTTCATCCGTATTTCTTTCGAACGATGTTTTGTTATGCCTGATCATAAGTCTGACTTTGAAAGTTGTCGGGTTGTTTTCTGTGCCTTCAAAGGCCAGATTCAGCGAGTTCTTTGTTATATCAGACAATCTCACCGATGCTCACAACATCCcggatttgtttgtctctcgtTTGAACCTTTTGAAATGTCACCATTGCTCAAAGTGGTTTGCGAAACTTGGGCAACATTTGTCACAATGCAAGAAACTTTTCTGCTCGACCGTTGGTTTTGAATCTGTTTCCAGCCAATGTCCTTCAAATTCGTGACCATCTTCAAAGAATGCTCACACCTTACCTAGTTTTGAGACGCCTCTAACCCGTAGTGTGTTACCAGAAACTTCTACGTCTTCTGCTTCTCCTTCATGGGAAACTGAAGCGTGGGAGTACATCCGGTTTATCATTTGAGGAGATCCTCAAAATGATTCCAGCGAGAACGGTGCAGAAGATCAAACCTGCTATGAAAGCTAACTTCCTGGATTGCTGTTCACTAGCCTTTAGAAAGATCAGAAATAACCTAACAGATGAAACAGGCTGGAAATTGCTGCTGCTCATACTGCACATGGTATTATGACCGCTTACATGTATAAGCAGTTCCATAACTTCCAATGGGAGGAATTTACTGTCTAGTAGTAGAGAAGACACAAAGAAAGGGAATGCTAAAGGTAATTCCAGAGATCATGACAAGAGAGCTGCCCTAAGTCTGGTTCGATGTGGTGAACTTTCAAGAGCTGCTCGTGTTCTTACAAGCTCAGGATTAGCTCCAGCTACTCCAGATACAGCTCACAAGCTTGCTGAGAAGCACCCTATCCGGGTGTTTGACACTCCGGACATGCCATCTCTTTCTCCAACTGCTATGCATATCAGTTTGTCAAAATAGCATATGTTTAATTCCATCAAGAAATCACCAAGAGGCTCAGGGTGTGGCCCATCAGGATGGCGATATGAACACCTAAAAGTTATTGCTTCAAACACAGTTTCTGCTGAACAGTTGCATTTTGCTTTTTCTTGTATTGCGAATGGATCAGTCCCTGTTTCAATTGCCAGGTTGTTGTCCTCAGCACGGCCGATTGCTTTGCCCAAAGCCTCAGGAGATGTTCGACCaatagctattggagaagtTTTCAGAAGAGTTACTGCATAATGTATGAAAAGTGAATTTTCGAATTTTTTCTCCTCTGCAGCATGGAGTGTCAACAGAGGGAGGAACAGATCTTCTCTTACACCATATCCAGCTTCTACTAGAAACCAACAGTGACTGGATTGTTCTGAAGACTGGTGCTAAAAATGCCTTTAATTCAGTCCACTGCtcccatttgctgcaacatGTGATGAAATCTTTTCCTATCTTGACAAATCATGTCATGCAAATGTATTCTGGGTCTGGTCCTCTGATCTTCCTACAGAACAACGTCCCAGTTATTTTGTCATCTCAAGAAGGCATCCATCAGGGAGATCCACTAGGACCTGTCACCAGTTCTGTTTTCTTTAAGCATACAACAAATCCTGGTTGATTTGCAAAGCAGTTTCCAAGCAACAAGAGTGCTAGCTTATCTTGATGATGTTTTCTTAGTTGGACCAGCAAAACATGTCCTTGGTTGTCTTTTCcactgaatttttcaaaataggATTGGaaataaagaaaaacaaaatgtgaaatatactGTTCACACGACAAAAAAGACACCTTCTCTTCTGAATATACCATACCTGTTTCAAGTGAAGGCATTATGATACTAGGAACACCAATTGGGAACGTGAATATGTTGCACGAGTATGTTCCACTATTGCAGAAATAGGGAATGATCTTTGTAGACAGTTTGTCGACTTGGATAATGTGCAAGCATCCATGTTGCTTTTTAGATACTGTCATACCACACTGCTAAATCACTTAGCAAGAGGAACATGTCCAGAAACACTGGAACAGGCAGCTACTATCtacgacaagcaaacaaaatctaccTTTTCTTGTTTGCTAGGAAATGTTAACATCAGTGGAAATATGTGGAACCAAGCAACATTGCCAGTAAGACTAGGAGGATTTGGTATGACTTCCCTAAACGAAGTGGGAccttttgcttttgttgccagctgGGCACATTCTCTTAAGCTATTGCCTGATCGCTTTCCTGTTCTTCAAGATCAAGTCAACTCTCTAGTGACATCATCTAATCATGTGAGTGATATTGGGCTAACTTTAGAACACCATCTCAAAGATATTTTCAAGTTGtcggatttgttgcctaacacaaaaaaCTTGCAACATTgtctaacaacagaatttgtacaatcaaaagcagatcagttgattgaaactgatTGTAACCGAGATGCAGCGcgattgcgttcaattagaggtaaaggagcaggagcatggttagattccattccatcttcagagaagtttgcactttcatctgccaattttgtcttggcggcttctctcagattgggtctacctttgtctttaccaccttgggccactaaatgtgaatgtggaaagtcactagatgttgaagggtaccatttactaacatgcaaaatgggtggaggcccatttgggtctcacaattctgttgttttgtgctggtttGAATGCCTGAGCAGTCTACAGTGCCAACATCAAATCGAACCAAATGATAGATATAccacatccaacaatagagcagacattgttgtgtttgactcaacatgtgggggaaatgttgagcttgatgtggcccttgctcacccttggagccaggacattctgcaaagtgcagcaactacggatggagctgcagcaagaagaagagaagacatcaaacataacaaatattctaaagagcagttgcctggagggtaaaCTCCTAccctttggtgggtggggagaagaagcatcaacgtttctcaataaactttccaaactatatagagatgaagaaggaagaaacaatccctcagattttaagacacattggagaagacgtttgtcagtacaactttagcgttgcaatgcctcggtgttggctaggaTGATGAtgagagtaacatatggacagaaagctggccagagtctagatgttgttcaacttttaattcagtaaactaaattttggtttgtaggctttgtaggggagctttttaatgctaattgttatttgtgtaattgtaattgtagttgtgacacttgttgttcattagctgttactttagtttcacctgtattagctttgatgtataaaaatatataaaaat from Corticium candelabrum chromosome 12, ooCorCand1.1, whole genome shotgun sequence includes these protein-coding regions:
- the LOC134187906 gene encoding E3 SUMO-protein ligase ZBED1-like; this translates as MSVREVPDRNYLKEAGLLPPRQCSSEVWRYFGFRGENGKIEDPKHVVCTINKCGAVLKYCGNTTNLAAHMKSRHPLVFMKTSLSRDSNPAKQKEKRAQEDQAVSMSSTVGEKAAFVSPFQLAAKLPTSSKRASVITDAVAYFIAKDMQPVSAVECLGFRSMFKVLEPRYEIPSRKTFTQRVLPALYVKVKESVATVVSLAEWYAITTDCWTSCANNSFIGVTFHTISNDWQLQHLVLENVELPDKHTAENLAASLEDILKQWELDSTKLSGATVDNAANIQKAVADILKWKCLGCFGHTINLCVKAGLKQQQIQVALARCSRLVKFFRKSTVAANLLTKKQAALESPVHKLVKDVETRWNSTYDMVQRIIEQQGPVCATLVELKRLDLLPKEEDFTLLEQLVNVLKPFRDVTIQVQGEQYVTISIIRPLLHHLTENVLQLQETDSSVIKNMKRDMVSNLGSRYQSLSISNLLDCACFLDPRFKSLPFMSEDNRKKLHTFVLEEAIDHYESLNSDTEPAASEEKNEDQLPLPKKHKSELGQLLGDMFTNLSQAKQVTSRDKAENVLQKYLDEPCLNIDENALKWWEQNSSRFPAISKIAQRLLCIPATSTPAERLFSTAGNIISSKRANLDPDNASMLCFLAENLQ